From a region of the Odocoileus virginianus isolate 20LAN1187 ecotype Illinois chromosome 1, Ovbor_1.2, whole genome shotgun sequence genome:
- the LOC110139580 gene encoding prolactin-inducible protein homolog — translation MRALQLLFKTSPAALLLGLCLTLWTVPTQGQIQNVISANLTTSQIDNSTGYVITLAVSNLISQCIVVKNTLEVSDTVIFSYGNFRFTSCLCGVSTRRFFWEIEAPENGIITGKAQVVSEENICPPGVNISTPVYEIVITRDVIITL, via the exons ATGCGTGCGCTTCAGCTTCTCTTCAAGACCAGCCCTGCTGCCCTTCTCCTGGGCCTCTGCCTGACACTGTGGACTGTCCCAACTCAAGGACAAAT ACAGAATGTAATTTCAGCGAACCTGACAACTTCTCAAATTGACAACTCAACTGGCTATGTGATAACACTTGCGGTTTCAAATCTCATATCTCAATGCATAGTG gTTAAAAACACATTGGAGGTTTCTGACACAGTCATTTTTTCTTATGGTAATTTTCGTTTTACCAGCTGTCTGTGTGGTGTAAGTACAAGAAGATTCTTCTGGGAGATAGAAGCACCTG AAAATGGGATCATAACAGGGAAGGCTCAAGTTGTGTCAGAGGAGAATATATGCCCTCCTGGTGTGAATATCTCCACCCCTGTTTATGAAATTGTTATCACACGTGATGTCATTATAACACTCTGA